ATGATGAAGATGCTTGCGGCTGGTCCTTTACAGAAACTTGCCAATCATCAGACTGAGCGTCTTGCGGAAGTCTTGAAGTAACTTAATAAGTTATAAAATATAGAGAAGCGGCTACCCTTTTAAGGATAGCCGCTTCTTTTTTAATATTGATATTCGAAGTCAATCAAAGGCAATAAAGTTCGGGTACTGATATCAGAGATCCCGTCGCTTAGCAACGGATTTTGCTCATTGCTAAAAAAACCATTCGAAAAAGTAACTGCATCTTGCTTGAGCGGATATACAGGAGCACCTTCCTTGTTACTTAACCAACCTACATAATCAGTTATGTTATGATGAGGACCACCCGAAACATACGTCCGGCTAATATAATAGGTATGTTCTGGATAGATTTCAACAGGATTTCTGAGCGTAAAAAATTGAATAGAAGAAACATATTCCGGTTTTACCAGACATGTGCCCAATGCTTTTGCTCTCCCAACCTGCCATAAGGCGATACGGTAAGTAATTCCCGGCTTCCAGGCCCGGTATCCAACTTTAGTAATTAAAATGGGCTGTTCAGCATTAAACTGACAGGCATGAGTCTTCAGATCCATAGCCAGGATGTTACGGTATTCTTTACCTGATAAAAAAACAGAGGTCAGTGTTTTTAGTACATAAAAACACATCGGTGCTTCCGGAAATTGCTGAGTCAGGATAGAAAAAGGAATACCGGCGAGAGAGGAGATTAGCTTTTTCATTGTTTTCGTTCTTGATTTATATATCGATATCAATCAGGAACAGAAAATGTTACCCCTTATGGTTAATTCAAAGAGAATTCCAGGTATACTGGTACATGGTCTGAGATCTTTCTGGCTTCCTTTAAATCCAGAAAATCGGTATAAAAGGGGACGATCCCTGTGTCAGTAATTCTTAATTTATCTTCTGGATAGAAGAAATTATCATACTCTGATGCCAGACAGTCGTCGTTAATACAACGTTGTTTCAGGGAAGTTTTCTGCTTCACCATTGCCGAAGTGTAGCCCATTTTCCTCAGTGGATTAAAAACCGTATGGGATTGTGGAAGGTTAAAGTCCCCGCAAAAAATCAAAACATCTTCAGGATACAAATCGGGAAGAAATTTGAAATACTTGATTTCCGTTTCCGGTTGTTTAGATTTTGGACGTGCATGAAAGGAACTCAATGTAAATGTCTTTTTACCCGCTTTGAACCTGGCAAAATAAGGCTCTCTCTCAATCATCAAATGATAGTCTTTCTCCAGCCATGCCTCTCCTACTTTTTTCAGTTTTCTGCTTTTCCAGATAAAAGCATATCTTTCTTTACTATAACGGTCGCTGGAAGTACCATGGCTAAAAGTATATTCCCATCGTTCTCCGCTACGGTTTAATTCCTCTGCTAATCTGATCACCGCTCTTGGTCCACCGTACCCGGCAACAACTTCCTGAATCGCCACCACATCAAAGCGCCTCACTGAACTGGCGATGAAACGGATGTGCTCATCGGTTTTAGACTGACCAAAATCTTTCAGGTTCCAGGAGCACACCTTAATATTTTGTGCGGAGACTTGAAAACAACATACAATAAAAAGGAGAAGCAAAGCATTCCTGCGAATGCACAAAAAAGAAGGAGCCAATGAATCGAATTATAAAAGGAACGGAACAGATTATTTAATGGTATTTAATTTCATTTTCTTCATTACAAAGAAGAACCCAACGGAAGTCAGCAACAGGACTACTGCAGTTCCCCACCACAATATCGGGAACCCATACAAAGCCGCTACCCGTGTACCTAAAAATGGAGAGAACACATGAGCCGCTGAAACACAAAGCGCATTGATGCCCATATAAGCTCCTCTGGTTTTTACTGTTGACCTTTGCAGGGTGATGGTTGCCATAAAAGGCATGGCCAGAATTTCTGCCAGACAAAGTACAAACATTGCCAGATAAAGTACCCACATGCCATGCGCCAGGTTAAGAATCAGAAATGAAAAACCACACAACAGTGTCCCCAACACAATAATATCCCTTGGGGATAAACGTTTCTCCGCAATATGAACCAATAGCATTTCTAATAGAAAAACAACTACACCACTGAAAGCCAGAATTACTCCGATATTGGCTTCGGTCATGTGATATATCGATCTGTAATAAAGTGGAAGCGTACTCAAGAGCTGAAAAAAACAAATCGTAAAGATGGAACAAAGTATGCTGAACAACATAAATAGTACATCTTTATACGGAGAACGTTCCGGTATCTCTGGATTTTCAACAGTATGTTCAGCTACTTTTTTTTCAACTCCCTTTCTATTTCTAAAATAAAGGAAGAATAAAATAGCCGAGAAAAACGCAGCAACAGCATTTCCATAAAACAAGAATGTATAAGAAATCGCTGCCAGGAAACCACCTAATGCCGGACCTATGGAAAACCCGAGATTCATCGCCATCCGATTCAGAGAGAAAGAACGAATGATGTTATCCGGTTTGGAATAATAAGCTATAGAAACTGAATTCGCTGGTCTGAATGTTTCAGAAATCAAACTTAAAACAAATACTCCAACAGCCAGTTTTATTACTGTATTGAGTTCAGGAAGCAAAAAAAACATGGGCACAGTAAGGATCAGGCTAAAAAGCTGAACTTTAAAATGTCCTACCTTATCCGTCAGCCAGCCTCCCGCAAAGGAACCTGCAACTGCCCCAACACCAAAACAACTCAATACTGTTCCTGTATCCTCCAGTGAAAAACTCAAATGGTTGATCATGTAAACTCCCAGAAAAGGGATCACCATTGCACCGCTTCTGTTGATTAGCATCACCAACGCCAGCATCCATGCTGGTGCAGACAATCCACGATATGCATCTAAATATAAACGTAAAAATTCCTTCATCTCCTCTCCTCTTTATAAATTCAATGCCTGCTGTAAAATATTTTCGATCATTTCTACTTCCAGGTCTTTGTTTGGGTCTATCAAAAGGATTTTCATTCGTGCCCTTTTCTCTGCTAACAGCGCGGGGTGATCAAGCTTATTTCCGTTGGCTATTCCGATATAAGGATGCCCGTGTTTCTTATGAATCCAAAGGTAACAGTACATTTTACCTTTAAAATAGAAAAAAGGCATTCCATACTTCCATTCGGCGGTCATCCGGGAATTTTGCTTTAAGATCAGCTCTCTCAAAGTAAGCAAACAGCTTCTTATAGGTTCTTCTTTTCCAAAATAAAAGCTTTCCAGGGGATTCAGCATATCGATCGATTGAAATATCTTTCTGAAGACGCAAATTTAAGAAGAAATAATTGCCTTTCCGGGCCAAAAAGTTAATCATTGTTAGAAATCAGGATAAAGTTCTAATAATGATTGCAAAAGATTTAAGTATATTTATTGATGACCTTATTCTCTTTTAAAATGGATCCGCTGGAGCTCGGTATTGTAGTAGTAGCCATATTGCTTATTGTATATAGTGTAAGGAGAATTCGGGTAAAAAAACACAGATAAAGTACTGATTGCAAAGGACTTATCAGACATATTTTCAGCATAATCCACTATTTATCAGACAATTAGTCATCAGCACCCAAGCCTAACAGACATAATTTCCGATATTTCCTCAAAGAACAATATGGCATCTGCTTTGTTAATCTGCTGGTATGAACTTCAACAACTTTACTATAAAAGCACAGGAGGCGATTCAACAGGCTTCTGAAATAGCTCAGGGCAATCAGCAACAAGCTATTGAAACAGCACATATCCTAAAAGGGCTGCTCACTGTTGATGAAAATGTAGTTTCTTATGTTTTAAAGAAACTCAATGTAAACCTGAATGTATTGGGTCAGCATCTAGACAGTCAGATTGCCAAATTCCCGAAAGTAAGTGGCAGTAGCCCATATTTAACTTCAGGAAGTAATTCTGCCTTACAAAAAGCGCAGTCATATCTCAAAGAATTCAAAGATGAGTTTGTTTCGGTCGAGCACCTGTTATTAGGCCTGCTCTCCGTAAATGATCAGACTTCTAAATTATTAAAAGACCAGGGTGTAACCGAAAAAGACCTGAAAAAGGCGATTGTCGCCTTAAGAGGCTCTAGTCATGTAACAGATCAGAATGCAGAAGCTACTTATAATGCCTTAAACAAATATGCTAGAAACCTGAACGAGTATGCAGAGTCAGGAAAACTGGATCCGGTAATTGGTCGTGATGAGGAAATCAGGAGAGTGATCCAGATTCTTTCCAGGCGTACCAAAAACAACCCTATCCTCATCGGTGAACCAGGAGTTGGTAAAACAGCCATTGCGGAGGGTATTGCCTTCCGGATCATCAAAGGAGATGTTCCTTCCAATCTGAAGACAAAAACTGTTTTCTCCTTAGATATGGGGGCACTAATTGCAGGAGCAAAATATAAAGGTGAATTTGAGGAACGCTTAAAAGCAGTTGTAAAAGAGGTGACTCAAAGTGATGGGGACATCATCCTTTTCATTGATGAGATCCATACCCTTGTAGGTGCGGGTGGTGGTGAAGGAGCCATGGACGCAGCAAATATCTTAAAGCCTGCTTTGGCACGTGGCGAATTGCGTGCGATCGGTGCAACTACCCTGGACGAATATCAAAAATATTTAGAAAAAGATAAAGCCTTAGAACGCCGTTTCCAGAAGGTCATGGTTGATGAGCCGGATACTCAGGATGCAATCTCCATCCTCCGCGGATTAAAAGAACGCTATGAGACTCACCATAAGGTCCGCATTAAAGATGAGGCGATTATTGCTGCTGTAGAATTGTCGCAGCGCTATATTGCAGATCGCTTTTTACCGGATAAAGCTATTGATTTAATGGATGAGGCAGCCTCTAAACTCCGCCTCGAAATGGATAGCGTTCCTGAAAAGGTTGATGAATTAGACCGGAAGATCATGCAACTGGAGATTGAGCGCGAAGCAATCAAAAGAGAAAATGATGATAAAAAGGTAAAATCCCTCGGAGAGGAGATTGCCAATCTATCTGCTGAACGTGATGAGTTAAAAGCCAAATGGCAAAGTGAAAAAGATCTCGTAGATGGGATAAATACAGAAATCGAGCAAATAGAAAACTATAAACTCGAAGCCGAACAAGCGGAGCGTGCAGGTGATTATGGAAAGGTTGCAGAGATCCGTTATGGAAAGGTTAAAGAAGCTCAGGACAAGGTAGAAAAACTAAAGGCAGAACTGGAGAGCCACCAGACCGAAAGCAGGATGCTGAAGGAAGAGGTTACCGCTGATGATATTGCTGGTGTTGTAGCACGCTGGACAGGTATTCCGGTAACAAAGCTGGTTTCCAGTGAAAGGGAGAAACTGTTACACCTGGAAGATGAACTACATAAACGTGTAGCTGGTCAGGATGAGGCCATAGAAGCCATTTCTGATGCCATCCGTAGGTCGAGAGCAGGACTACAGGACAAACGTAAGCCCATCGGCTCTTTCATCTTTCTTGGAACAACCGGAGTTGGTAAAACCGAGCTTGCCAAAGCACTGGCAGAATTTCTGTTTAATGACGAAAATGCCATGACCAGAATTGACATGAGTGAATACCAGGAGCGGCACGCAGTATCCAGATTAATTGGGGCTCCTCCGGGATATGTAGGCTACGATGAGGGTGGGCAATTAACAGAAGCCGTGCGTAGAAAACCATATTCAGTGGTATTGCTGGATGAAATTGAAAAAGCTCATCCTGATGTATTCAATATTCTGTTGCAGGTATTAGATGATGGGCGTCTGACTGACAATAAAGGTCGTGTAGTTAACTTCAAAAATACAATCATCATCATGACCTCTAATATTGGTTCTCATTTGATTCAGGATAATTTTAAAAAACTAGACGATGAAAACCGTGATGAGGTAATTGCAAAAACAAAAAGTGAATTGTTTGAATTGCTGAAACAAACGATCAGACCAGAGTTTTTAAACCGGATAGATGAACTGATTATGTTCACTCCATTGAACCGCAGCGAAATCAGAAACATTGTTGACTTGCAATTTAAACATGTACAGGCAACTCTGGCCGAAATGGGTGTAGAGATTGAGGCTTCTGTAGAAGCACTGGATTGGTTGGCAGAGTTGGGTTATGATCCGCAATTTGGAGCAAGACCGCTAAAACGTGTCATTCAGAAAAGAATTCTGAACGAATTATCGAAAGAAATACTTTCAGGTAAGATCGATAAAGACAGCAAAATCAAGCTTGATACATTTGATCACAAATTTGTGTTTTTAAACAACGGCTAATCTTAAATATACAAAGCCCGGATCGCTAAATTTTAAATAAGATTACAGCGATCCGGGCTTTTTTTATGACCTCCCCCGATTGCATTGCATGCGACAAAGGAGCTCCGCATTTTAGTTATTTTTTCACTTCAATATTAGGAAGGAATCCAGTGAGCAATCCAATTAACGGAAGGAATGAACAAACATGGAAAACATATTCAATACTTGTACTATCAGCTAGTTTACCCAGCAGTGCCGAACCGATTCCACCCATTCCGAAGGCAAAGCCGAAGAAAAGGCCAGCTACTAACCCAACTTTACCGGGAATCAATTCCTGCGCATAAACCAGAATCGCAGAGAAGGCGGAAGCCAGAATCATACCAATCGGAACAATCAATACTCCAGTCCAGAACAAGTTCGCATAAGGAAGCATTAATGCGAATGGTGCGGTCCCCAGGATGGAAAACCAGATTACATATTTACGACCGAAACGGTCTCCAACAGGACCGCCAACCAGCGTCCCCGCAGCTACAGAGAACAGGAAAACAAACAGGTAGATCTGTGAACTTTGAACAGATACCTGGAACTTATCTATTACATAGAAAGTAAAGTAACTTGTCAGACTGGCCATGTAGAAATATTTCGAGAAAATCAGAACGAGCAAGATCGATACTGCCAGAATTACCTTTTTTCTGGAGAAAGTGTTAACTACAGTTTCTACTTTAGCCCCTTGTTTGGCCTTGTTCAACATATGCCCCTTATACCAGTTTCCTACCCTGCTTAAAATCAGAATGGCCAGTAAAGCAATCAATGAAAACCAGATTACACTAAACTGTCCGAAAGGAACAATGATCCAGGCAGCCAGCAATGGTCCGAGAGAACTTCCTGCATTACCACCCAGCTGGAAAATAGATTGCGCCAGTCCTCTGCGACCACCTGATGCAGCATGAGCCATTCTGGAAGCTTCTGGATGAAAAATCGAAGAACCTGTTCCAATCAGCCCAACTGACAGCAGCATCATATAAAATCCATTAGAAACAGATAAAATCACCAGACCAATTAAGGTAAAACCCATTCCGATAGCCAGGGAATATGGTTGAGGTTTTTTATCTGTATACATCCCCACGAATGGCTGAAATAAAGATGCGGCCATTTGAAACGTCAGTGTAATCAGTCCGATTTGAGAAAAACTAAGGTGATAACTTTTTTTTATCACCGGATAAATGGCTGGAATTAAAGATTGAATGGTGTCGTTTAACAGATGTGAAAAACTAATAGCAAAAAGGATCGGAAAGACGGTATTTTCAACCATTTTCCCAGTGGAAGGAGCAGTATTCATGATAAAGTTATTGTTACGTCCAAAGGTATAAAATGTTTTGTTTAAGTTTTTTCCTTATTTGATAAATAAAAGTGAAAGATCAACAAACATTCTCTATTTAGAATTGTTATTACCATAACTCATCAAATCATATACAACATGAAAATCGCTTATATTTCTTCTTATCCACCACGTGAATGCGGCATCGCAACTTTTAATCATAACCTGCTTCGTGCAATCGGCCATGATAAAATAGCGGTATCCGACGATAGCTATGTGGTGGCGATGAATGATGCAGAGGGTTTAGATGAATATGAATACCCTAAAGAAGTAAAATACATCATCCGCCAGGAAAATCAAAAAGATTATATCAGGGCAGCTGATTACATCAATACCAGTCTGGCTGACGCCTGTATTCTGGAACATGAGTTTGGGATTTATGGCGGAGAAAGCGGTGTTTATATCC
This region of Pedobacter steynii genomic DNA includes:
- a CDS encoding endonuclease/exonuclease/phosphatase family protein, which encodes MCSWNLKDFGQSKTDEHIRFIASSVRRFDVVAIQEVVAGYGGPRAVIRLAEELNRSGERWEYTFSHGTSSDRYSKERYAFIWKSRKLKKVGEAWLEKDYHLMIEREPYFARFKAGKKTFTLSSFHARPKSKQPETEIKYFKFLPDLYPEDVLIFCGDFNLPQSHTVFNPLRKMGYTSAMVKQKTSLKQRCINDDCLASEYDNFFYPEDKLRITDTGIVPFYTDFLDLKEARKISDHVPVYLEFSLN
- a CDS encoding MFS transporter, translating into MNTAPSTGKMVENTVFPILFAISFSHLLNDTIQSLIPAIYPVIKKSYHLSFSQIGLITLTFQMAASLFQPFVGMYTDKKPQPYSLAIGMGFTLIGLVILSVSNGFYMMLLSVGLIGTGSSIFHPEASRMAHAASGGRRGLAQSIFQLGGNAGSSLGPLLAAWIIVPFGQFSVIWFSLIALLAILILSRVGNWYKGHMLNKAKQGAKVETVVNTFSRKKVILAVSILLVLIFSKYFYMASLTSYFTFYVIDKFQVSVQSSQIYLFVFLFSVAAGTLVGGPVGDRFGRKYVIWFSILGTAPFALMLPYANLFWTGVLIVPIGMILASAFSAILVYAQELIPGKVGLVAGLFFGFAFGMGGIGSALLGKLADSTSIEYVFHVCSFLPLIGLLTGFLPNIEVKK
- a CDS encoding MFS transporter — translated: MKEFLRLYLDAYRGLSAPAWMLALVMLINRSGAMVIPFLGVYMINHLSFSLEDTGTVLSCFGVGAVAGSFAGGWLTDKVGHFKVQLFSLILTVPMFFLLPELNTVIKLAVGVFVLSLISETFRPANSVSIAYYSKPDNIIRSFSLNRMAMNLGFSIGPALGGFLAAISYTFLFYGNAVAAFFSAILFFLYFRNRKGVEKKVAEHTVENPEIPERSPYKDVLFMLFSILCSIFTICFFQLLSTLPLYYRSIYHMTEANIGVILAFSGVVVFLLEMLLVHIAEKRLSPRDIIVLGTLLCGFSFLILNLAHGMWVLYLAMFVLCLAEILAMPFMATITLQRSTVKTRGAYMGINALCVSAAHVFSPFLGTRVAALYGFPILWWGTAVVLLLTSVGFFFVMKKMKLNTIK
- the clpB gene encoding ATP-dependent chaperone ClpB → MNFNNFTIKAQEAIQQASEIAQGNQQQAIETAHILKGLLTVDENVVSYVLKKLNVNLNVLGQHLDSQIAKFPKVSGSSPYLTSGSNSALQKAQSYLKEFKDEFVSVEHLLLGLLSVNDQTSKLLKDQGVTEKDLKKAIVALRGSSHVTDQNAEATYNALNKYARNLNEYAESGKLDPVIGRDEEIRRVIQILSRRTKNNPILIGEPGVGKTAIAEGIAFRIIKGDVPSNLKTKTVFSLDMGALIAGAKYKGEFEERLKAVVKEVTQSDGDIILFIDEIHTLVGAGGGEGAMDAANILKPALARGELRAIGATTLDEYQKYLEKDKALERRFQKVMVDEPDTQDAISILRGLKERYETHHKVRIKDEAIIAAVELSQRYIADRFLPDKAIDLMDEAASKLRLEMDSVPEKVDELDRKIMQLEIEREAIKRENDDKKVKSLGEEIANLSAERDELKAKWQSEKDLVDGINTEIEQIENYKLEAEQAERAGDYGKVAEIRYGKVKEAQDKVEKLKAELESHQTESRMLKEEVTADDIAGVVARWTGIPVTKLVSSEREKLLHLEDELHKRVAGQDEAIEAISDAIRRSRAGLQDKRKPIGSFIFLGTTGVGKTELAKALAEFLFNDENAMTRIDMSEYQERHAVSRLIGAPPGYVGYDEGGQLTEAVRRKPYSVVLLDEIEKAHPDVFNILLQVLDDGRLTDNKGRVVNFKNTIIIMTSNIGSHLIQDNFKKLDDENRDEVIAKTKSELFELLKQTIRPEFLNRIDELIMFTPLNRSEIRNIVDLQFKHVQATLAEMGVEIEASVEALDWLAELGYDPQFGARPLKRVIQKRILNELSKEILSGKIDKDSKIKLDTFDHKFVFLNNG
- a CDS encoding DUF1801 domain-containing protein gives rise to the protein MLNPLESFYFGKEEPIRSCLLTLRELILKQNSRMTAEWKYGMPFFYFKGKMYCYLWIHKKHGHPYIGIANGNKLDHPALLAEKRARMKILLIDPNKDLEVEMIENILQQALNL